A single window of Papio anubis isolate 15944 chromosome 8, Panubis1.0, whole genome shotgun sequence DNA harbors:
- the TEX15 gene encoding testis-expressed protein 15 isoform X2, whose product MRESGRHCRELEEHFCFLALPQSDVAQIYQNGISTRTSTLKILGNPLLGIYMFRHVDIALNYSHSRSMTVESILIFKVLFGKVKKIQPSVDKNKVSLDPSPNFDCHMSRNAPSLKDTIELQAYSSAVYFYEYSVLSKPVDKPRQCLPYAVVTVKFLGSKVDNGYLMTSLRFLSSGFPKRAERTCSLNNCTVAKRIGKGKDATVIFEHFKKPVDPFVQENCLCNVLNSEINPFNSHISNSYGNVQNGNVSIPETYNGQAEHNLAEIRDTSQVLAHDSDLSLMPSDAKESVNGDLLLNWTSLKNILSSLNAAFPLPNNTGSSTVTTSKFIKDPRLMRREESMGEQSNTAGLNEILQFEKSLDNVNSEIKSTPSNSASSSEVVPGDCAVLTNCLDAPCFKTCVNDSQSWAHNTGSEDYDCVPPNKVTMARQCKDQGNFSFPISVSNVVSEVKNQNHSEEKVQRAQQESGNAYKKEYNSRISQESQSSDLKTIYQTGHQMSTIFPLKKKVSIDEYLQNTGKMKNSTDLKDNSKHEEKQTSWKEIDNDFTNETKISPMDNYIVLHQEYKESESHNSFEKSCDKILITQELEIPKSSTSTIKDKDELDHLALEWQITPSLESLSQKHPQHSVEYKDNIHTSLAISQKLMELKLGKINANCASIITEAFPKPKDIPEAKEMLIDTVISSYNIETAHDNSNCSITRKHVCVHGKNENEPVSLEDIQRDYKETAYVEDRGQDHSLFCNSQLNDICLNVNFKEQRDNYKESQNEAKENNASSVENNRENIYGDKKQDSHTNENFSYIDEKEDKNYNNIEILSSEEFSATFNLICREKYVSAATALLESEEDTISAMKQKDTENTGRSVEHLASTAFPKIASSSVCVASNAAVQIASATMPVLSISNDEHQINQFKETCSSESPDFGLLVKHRVSDCEIDKDKNKSQESFHQSINENLVLQSIELESEIEIELEDCDDAFIFQQDTHSHENMLCEEFVTSYKALKSRISWEGILALDNGEMEVLESTAGRENSDQHYSKESNYFYSSTQSSETELPSPILLPDLQIRITNIFRPGFSPTVESLALKDNFCTHVTEATKPEINKEDGEILGFDIYSQPSGENSDYPCEDKVDNIRQESGPMSKSEISLSFDLSHNTDVNHRSKNQNSESLSSEPSNVTTVDNGSRCFFTKSKTDYNDTKNKKEVESRISKRKLHTSSRDQNIHEDLRQHKIYGRKRSLTSQDSSECFSSLSQGRIKTFSQSEKHIKSVLNILSGEASLCKSKCLSKKLDKAVTHLKKAHRRVHTSLQLITKVGEKRKGPLPKSYAIICNNFWESCDLQDYSSVSQRKYYSTKHFLSKRKYDKRRKKRAPKADISKSLTYVSKHKSYNTSGEKQCLSRKSMASGVSKSHPTIHVEEFHNQEHPESQLPISSTSQSTSQSVYYNSSVSNPSLSEEHQPFSGKTGCRFSLDHSDEKLIEKENQIDTKFLSSISKYEKLEKHSANHNVKDTTKENSCEANQVINESNSVSLSCIKENIHYSTGNDYDATCIGCTKVKTDVLISVLDSNVKHFLNDLYQQENLTLSNYKRNLEVKWTAPIERCEQSIITGNFLMDPLNLTLIASKKYSIPQLSASAVTDSEGESSKSYLDKQRILTIDSFAASTTIPCCEQSCRGKELLKTEQCSSGNCLHTDGNETNVTENYELDIASVTEESRSYGENIVKLSSSDSSLLLKDNVKGPSSETCIVKKDTEDRIMWKVKQVEKAKDSVYKSSMTEGSAVNTEYKNQNNQISEESCLNEKIIKTNLIDSHLSTKNNTTESVSLKNTVSNPLNKTEKAEIKVTNDSQSDLTLHSEIAYISKPGILGVNHTPILPAHSETCKVTTLLKKPASYISELKEKHCSANHTAFIANLSQILQRADEASSLQILQEETKVCLNILPLFVEAFERKQECSVEQILISRELLVDQNLWNNCKHTLKPSAVDTLVELQMMMETIQFIENKKRRLEGEPTFRSLLWYDETLYAELLGKPRGFQQQSNFYPGFQGRLKYNAFCELQTYHDQLVELLEETKREKNSYYVFLKYKRQVNECEAIMEHCSDCFDFSLSVPFTCGVNFGDSLEDLEILRKSTLKLISACEDSPKVHSYPGKQDHLWIIIEMISSKVNFIKNSEAVRIKISLYGLEHIFFDAAKNLVWKEKTQSFSKKYSQKEDKERLLRVNKCAFSKLQKIYDTLSKDLNNEPISPVGLEEDTIIASRKSDHPINKATIGIENSKFSSSLLTHPDIYCISEILDQAEFADLKKLQDLTLRCTDHLEILKKYFQMLQDDNMDNIFITEENVLDVVKNHSHEAILLKPEAIEMYIEIVMVSETIHFLKNSIAKKLDKQRFRGMLWFDLSLLPELVQCQEKMTSFSFLKDNSTDVCLWKVIESAISELKKDLDIIYKYDEAVNRSYAIHLLSRELQELSEIKKLLKNSKYFISTYIDFVPYITSINYGSTMMELEYNYNQFSTLLKNVMSAPRKDVGKMAHIMKVMKTIEHMKIICAKNAELTISFFLCQMLYNGRKILQLKRKDKMNIHVVKPGENNNKFSISMMVPPISECINKNISNSSKKRPSTVDKCEDSQEQQKNTTVSSCKKLKVDMKGVTKINRENATFKHPRTTGSHPQSENKIVSSSSNNLKRNHLTSKKVEMQRSLPGSLLPLENPKDTCTSKSESKIDLTVSSDAPDHFTGQQENLNSMRKRNVNFSAVETKSDEKDCAAFAICDQKSAHGTFSPDREILLQKFLKNSPDPSQNSCLSDINPETDVSLVPDASVLSKPIFCLVKDIHTDLEMNDTVFELQDNDIVNSSIKNSSCVTSPEPICIQNKIPALQINKLQPAETESEDKYMKNTSNPNTVHTFGASGHITLNVNQGAEYSLSEQQNDKTSKVLTQNAATYWNELPQSACTPTYNSSEHLFGTSYPYSAWCVYHYSSSNGNGITQTYQGITSYELQSPPSGLLTTVASGQGAQCAQGAHSNLLYSQYFTYFAGEPQANGFVPVNGYFQSQIPAYNFQQPVFSQYASHQPLPQTTYPYLPNRDVPPEVPWVYAPWHQESFHPQH is encoded by the exons AAAGAACATGCTCTCTGAATAACTGTACAGTGGCCAAAAgaattggaaaaggaaaagatgctACTGTCATCTTTGAGCATTTCAAGAAACCTGTAGATCCATTTGTTCAAGAAAACTGTTTATGCAATGTACTAAATTCAGAGATAAATCCTTTCAACTCACATATTTCTAACTCCTATGGAAATGTACAAAATGGAAACGTTTCTATACCTGAAACATACAATGGACAGGCAGAGCACAATTTAGCAGAAATTAGAGACACTTCTCAAGTACTTGCACATGATTCAGACCTTTCACTTATGCCCAGTGATGCCAAAGAAAGTGTTAATGGTGACCTTTTGTTAAATTGGAcaagtcttaaaaatattttaagtagtcTTAATGCTGCTTTTCCTCTTCCCAACAATACTGGCTCAAGCACAGTTACTACTTCAAAATTCATCAAAGACCCAAGACTGATGAGGAGAGAAGAAAGTATGGGAGAACAGAGTAATACTGCAGGCTTAAATGAGATTTTGCAGTTTGAGAAGAGTTTAGATAATgttaattcagaaataaaatcaacacCATCTAATTCTGCCTCCTCCTCAGAAGTTGTCCCTGGTGATTGTGCTGTTCTTACTAATTGTTTGGATGCCCCTTGCTTTAAAACTTGTGTTAATGATTCACAATCTTGGGCTCACAACACAGGCTCTGAGGACTATGACTGCGTACCTCCCAATAAAGTTACCATGGCCAGGCAATGTAAGGACCAAGGCAATTTTTCCTTCCCAATTTCTGTGTCAAATGTAGTGTCAGAGGTTAAgaaccaaaaccacagtgaggagAAGGTTCAAAGAGCCCAACAGGAGTCGGGTAATGCTTATAAAAAAGAGTATAATAGTCGTATTTCTCAGGAATCGCAGTCTTCTGATTTAAAAACCATTTATCAGACTGGTCACCAAATGTCTACAATTTTTCCACTCAAAAAGAAAGTAAGCATTGATGAATACCTTCAAAATACTGGAAAGATGAAAAACTCCACTGACCTGAAGGACAATtccaaacatgaagaaaagcaaaCTTCGTGGAAAGAAATTGATAATGATTTcactaatgaaacaaaaatcagtCCAATGGATAATTACATTGTTTTGCACCAAGAATACAAAGAAAGTGAGAGTCATAATTCTTTCGAGAAAAGCtgtgataaaatattaattactCAAGAGTTAGAAATACCAAAATCTTCTACATCTACCATAAAGGATAAGGATGAACTAGATCATCTAGCATTGGAATGGCAAATTACTCCAAGTTTAGAGAGCCTGTCACAAAAGCATCCTCAGCACTCTGTGGAGTATAAGGATAACATTCACACAAGTTTAGCCATTTCTCAAAAGCTAATGGAACTGAAATTggggaaaataaatgcaaattgtgCTAGCATTATAACTGAAGCTTTCCCGAAACCAAAAGACATACCCGAGGCCAAAGAAATGCTCATTGATACAGTTATTTCTTCTTATAACATAGAAACAGCTCATGACAATTCAAATTGCAGCATAACTAGAAAACATGTATGTGTCCAcgggaaaaatgaaaatgaaccagTGTCATTAGAGGACATTCAGAGAGACTATAAAGAAACTGCTTATGTTGAAGATAGGGGTCAGGATCACAGTCTGTTCTGTAACTCACAGTTAAACGATATATGCCTGAATGTTAatttcaaagaacaaagagaTAATTATAAAGAAAGCCAAAATGAGGCTAAAGAGAATAATGCTTCATCTGTAGAAAACAACAGAGAGAATATATATGGAGACAAAAAGCAGGATTCTCatacaaatgaaaatttcagCTATATAGATGAAAAGGAGGACAAAAATTACAACAATATAGAAATTTTGAGTTCTGAAGAATTTTCTGCTACATTTAACTTGATTTGCAGAGAAAAATATGTGTCAGCAGCAACTGCATTATTAGAGAGTGAAGAAGATACCATTAGTGCCATGAAACAAAAAGATACTGAAAATACTGGAAGAAGTGTAGAGCATTTGGCTTCCACAGCGTTTCCCAAAATTGCAAGCTCTTCAGTGTGTGTAGCCTCAAATGCTGCAGTACAGATAGCTAGTGCTACTATGCCTGTATTAAGCATAAGTAATGACGAACACCAAATAAACCAGTTTAAAGAAACTTGTTCTTCTGAAAGTCCAGATTTTGGTTTGTTAGTAAAACATAGGGTTTCCGATTGTGAAATTgataaggataaaaataaatcacaagaaTCTTTTCATCAATCAATAAATGAGAACTTAGTTCTTCAAAGCATTGAATTGGAAAGTGAAATTGAAATAGAATTAGAAGATTGTGATGATGCTTTTATATTTCAACAAGATACACACAGCCATGAAAACATGCTTTGTGAGGAATTTGTGACCTCATACAAGGCTCTGAAGTCTCGTATCAGTTGGGAAGGTATATTAGCACTCGATAATGGGGAGATGGAAGTTTTGGAAAGCACCGCAGGAAGGGAAAATAGTGATCAGCATTATTCTAAGGAAAGTAACTATTTTTATTCCTCTACACAAAGCAGTGAAACGGAGCTTCCCAGCCCAATTTTACTTCCAGATCTACAAATTAGAATTACTAACATATTTAGGCCAGGATTCAGCCCGACAGTTGAGTCCCTTGCATTGAAAGATAATTTCTGCACACATGTAACTGAAGCcacaaaaccagaaataaataaggaagaTGGAGAaattctaggatttgacatttatTCCCAGCCTTCTGGTGAAAATTCGGATTATCCATGTGAAGATAAAGTTGATAATATAAGGCAAGAATCAGGACCAATGAGTAAATCTGAAATCTCCCTTTCTTTTGACTTGAGTCATAATACAGATGTGAATCATaggtctaaaaatcaaaacagtgaaTCTTTGTCTAGTGAACCTTCTAATGTCACAACAGTAGATAATGGAAGCAGATGTttctttacaaaatcaaaaactgACTATAAtgataccaaaaataaaaaggaggtaGAATCAAGAATTAGCAAAAGGAAGCTACATACGTCTTCCAGGGATCAGAACATACATGAAGATTTAAGACAACATAAAATTTATGGGAGAAAGAGGAGCCTAACCAGTCAAGACTCATCTGAGTGTTTTTCTTCATTATCCCAAGGacgaattaaaacattttcacagtCAGAAAAGCACATTAAGAGTGTCCTAAATATCCTAAGTGGTGAAGCATCTTTATGCAAAAGCAAATGTCTTTCCAAAAAACTAGACAAAGCAGTTACTCACTTAAAAAAAGCTCATAGAAGAGTTCACACATCTTTGCAGCTTATAACTAaagtaggagaaaaaagaaagggcccATTACCAAAATCATATGCAATAATATGCAATAATTTCTGGGAAAGTTGTGACCTTCAAGATTATAGTtctgtgtctcaaagaaaatattattctacTAAGCATtttttgtcaaaaagaaaatatgacaaacGGAGAAAGAAAAGAGCTCCAAAAGCTGATATTTCTAAATCGTTAACCTATGTGTCAAAGCACAAGTCTTACAATACAAGTGGAGAGAAACAATGCCTTTCTAGGAAAAGTATGGCTAGCGGTGTCTCAAAAAGTCACCCCACTATTCACGTGGAAGAATTTCATAATCAGGAACATCCTGAATCACAGTTGCCTATATCTTCCACATCCCAAAGTACAAGTCAGTCAGTTTATTATAATAGCAGTGTAAGCAATCCAAGTTTATCAGAAGAACATCAGCCCTTTTCTGGAAAAACTGGATGTCGGTTTTCCCTAGATCACTCAGATGAGAAactaattgaaaaagaaaatcaaattgatACAAAGTTTTTATCTAGCATTAGTAAATATGAAAAGCTTGAAAAACATTCGGCAAATCATAATGTTAAAGATACAACTAAAGAAAACAGTTGTGAGGCTAATCAAGTAATAAATGAAAGTAATTCCGTATCTTTAAGttgcataaaagaaaatatacattatagTACAGGCAACGATTATGATGCAACTTGCATAGGTTGCACAAAGGTGAAAACTGATGTACTTATTTCAGTGTTAGATTCGAATGTGAAGCACTTTTTAAATGATCTCTACCAACAAGAAAACCTTACTTTATCTAATTATAAAAGAAACCTGGAAGTAAAGTGGACAGCTCCTATCGAGAGATGCGAGCAAAGCATTATTACAGGAAACTTCCTTATGGACCCATTAAACCTAACTTTGATAGCAAGCAAAAAGTACAGTATTCCTCAGTTATCAGCCTCGGCAGTGACAGATAGTGAGGGAGAATCTTCAAAATCTTACTTGGATAAACAGAGAATTCTTACTATAGATTCTTTTGCAGCATCCACTACTATACCATGCTGTGAGCAGAGCTGTAGAGGAAAAGAGCTTCTTAAGACGGAACAGTGCTCTTCAGGTAATTGCCTCCATACAGATGGGAATGAAACAAATGTCACTGAGAATTATGAGTTGGATATAGCATCAGTAACTGAAGAAAGTAGAAGTTATGGGGAAAATATAGTGAAATTATCTTCCAGTGAtagttctctgcttttaaaagataatgtaaaAGGCCCCTCTTCAGAAACATGTATTGTGAAGAAAGACACTGAGGACAGAATAATGTGGAAAGTTAAACAAGTGGAAAAAGCAAAAGATTCTGTTTACAAAAGTAGCATGACTGAAGGATCAGCTGTTAATACTGagtacaaaaatcaaaataatcagATTTCAGAAGAATCTtgcttaaatgagaaaattattaaaactaatttgATTGATTCCCATCTAAGCACTAAAAATAATACTACTGAGTCAGTCTCTCTGAAGAACACAGTTTCTAATCCACTTAACAAAACAGAGAAGGCGGAAATTAAAGTTACTAATGACTCGCAGTCTGACTTGACATTACATTCAGAAATAGCCTATATTTCCAAACCAGGGATTCTAGGAGTTAATCATACACCTATTTTACCTGCCCACTCTGAAACCTGTAAAGTCACTACTCTTCTGAAGAAACCTGCATCATACATAAGTgaacttaaagaaaaacattgctCAGCTAATCATACGGCCTTTATAGCTAATCTGTCTCAAATTTTGCAGAGGGCAGATGAAGCATcatctttgcagattctacaggAAGAAACTAAGGTTTGTCTAAATATTCTCCCTTTATTTGTGGAAGCTTttgaaagaaagcaagaatgtTCAGTTGAACAAATCCTGATTTCAAGAGAACTGTTGGTAgaccaaaacctatggaataatTGCAAACACACATTAAAACCATCTGCTGTTGACACTTTGGTAGAACTTCAAATGATGATGGAAACAATTCAattcattgaaaacaaaaaaaggcgcTTAGAAGGTGAACCAACATTCCGAAGCTTGCTTTGGTATGATGAAACACTGTATGCTGAGCTTCTTGGAAAACCACGTGGATTTCAACAGCAGTCTAATTTCTATCCTGGTTTCCAAGGAAGATTAAAATATAATGCATTCTGTGAGTTACAGACTTACCATGATCAATTAGTTGAATTActtgaagaaacaaaaagggaaaagaattcATACTATGTATTCTTAAAGTACAAACGACAGGTTAATGAATGTGAAGCCATAATGGAGCATTGTTCTGATTGctttgacttttctctttctgttccatTTACTTGTGGAGTTAACTTTGGAGATAGTTTAGAAGACCTGGAAATCTTAagaaaaagtactttaaagttgATCAGTGCATGTGAGGACTCTCCTAAAGTTCATTCGTATCCAGGAAAACAGGACCATCTGTGGATTATAATAGAAATGATCTCCTCAAAGGTTAATTTTATTAAGAACAGTGAGGCGGTACgtattaaaatatctctttaTGGTCTGGAACATATCTTTTTTGATGCTGCAAAAAATCTTGtttggaaagagaaaacacaatCCTTCAGCAAAAAATACTCACAAAAGGAGGACAAAGAAAGGCTACTCAGAGTGAATAAATGTGCTTTTTCTAAGTTGCAGAAGATATATGATACTTTGTCTAAGGATTTAAACAATGAGCCAATTTCCCCTGTTGGGCTTGAGGAGGATACTATAATTGCCTCCAGAAAATCAGATCATCCAATAAACAAAGCAACCATTGGCATAGAAAATTCTAAGTTTAGCAGTAGTTTGCTTACACACCCagatatttattgtattagtGAGATATTGGATCAAGCTGAATTTGCAGACCTTAAAAAATTACAAGATCTCACCTTGAGATGTACAGATcacttagaaattttaaaaaaatactttcaaatgcTACAAGATGATAACATGGATAATATTTTTAtcacagaagaaaatgttttagatGTGGTGAAAAACCACAGCCATGAGGCTATACTTTTAAAGCCTGAAGCTATTGAAATGTATATTGAAATAGTCATGGTCTCAGAAACAATTCACTTTCTTAAAAACTCAATAGCAAAGAAACTAGACAAACAGAGGTTTCGAGGTATGCTTTGGTTTGATTTGTCACTTCTTCCTGAGCTGGTTCAGTGCCAAGaaaaaatgacttctttttcatttcttaaagatAACTCAACAGATGTTTGCCTTTGGAAAGTGATAGAGAGTGCTATTTCCGAACTTAAGAAAGATCTGGATATTATCTACAAATATGATGAAGCTGTTAATCGCTCATATGCTATTCATTTGCTCTCAAGAGAACTTCAAgaactttcagaaataaaaaagcttcTGAAGAACTCCAAGTATTTTATTTCCACATATATTGACTTTGTGCCATATATAACATCCATAAATTACGGAAGCACCATGATGGAGTTAGAATACAACTACAATCAATTTTCTACACTGCTGAAGAATGTAATGTCTGCCCCTAGGAAAGATGTAGGAAAAATGGCCCATATTATGAAAGTCATGAAAACGATTGAACATATGAAGATTATATGTGCTAAAAATGCTGAACtaactatttccttttttctatgcCAAATGCTGTATAATGGAAGGAAGATTTTACAGctgaagagaaaagacaaaatgaataTTCACGTTGTAAAACCTGgggaaaataacaataaatttagTATTTCTATGATGGTGCCCCCAATATCAGAGTgcataaacaaaaacatttcaaattccTCTAAAAAACGACCTAGCACTGTAGACAAATGTGAAGACTCTCAGGAACAACAGAAAAATACTACTGTTTCCAGTTGTAAAAAACTAAAG GTAGACATGAAAGGTGTCacaaaaatcaacagagaaaatgCAACATTCAAGCATCCAAG GACTACAGGATCTCATCCCCAAAGCGAAAACAAAATAGTGTCAAGTTCATCtaacaatctgaaaagaaatcatttaacGTCAAAAAAGGTTGAAATGCAAAGATCACTACCTGGCTCACTTTTACCCTTAGAGAACccaaaagatacttgcacatcaAAGTCAGAAAGCAAAATAGACTTAACTGTTTCATCTGATGCGCCAGACCACTTTACTGGACAACAGGAAAATTTAAATAGCATGAGGAAAAGAAATGTGAACTTTAGTGCTGTGGAAACAAAAAGTGATGAGAAAGATTGTGCTGCTTTTGCAATTTGTGACCAAAAAAGTGCACATGGCACATTTTCCCCAGACCGTGAGATACTTTTGcagaaatttcttaaaaattcccCAGATCCCTCCCAAAACTCCTGCCTTTCTGATATAAACCCAGAAACTGATGTTTCTCTTGTGCCTGATGCATCGGTGCTCTCAAAGCCAATTTTCTGTCTTGTGAAAGATATCCATACTGATCTAGAAATGAATGACACAGTCTTCGAACTTCAAGATAATGATATAGTAAATTCATCTATTAAAAATTCCTCATGCGTGACTTCTCCAGAACCCATTTGTATCCAGAACAAAATTCCTGCTCTGCAGATCAACAAACTACAGCCTGCAGAAACTGAGTCAGAGGACAAATACATGAAGAATACATCGAATCCCAATACTGTGCATACTTTTGGAGCATCTGGACATATAACCCTTAATGTGAATCAAGGAGCAGAGTACTCTCTTTCTGAACAACAGAATGACAAAACTTCAAAAGTCTTAACGCAGAATGCTGCCACATATTGGAATGAACTTCCACAGTCTGCATGTACCCCAACATATAATTCTTCTGAGCATTTATTTGGAACTTCATATCCATACTCTGCTTGGTGTGTTTATCATTATAGCAGCAGCAATGGCAATGGCATTACCCAGACATACCAAGGGATAACATCATATGAACTACAGTCACCTCCTTCTGGGCTGTTGACCACAGTTGCAAGTGGTCAGGGTGCACAGTGTGCCCAGGGCGCACATTCTAATCTTCTGTACTctcaatattttacttattttgctggGGAGCCACAAGCAAATGGCTTTGTGCCAGTGAATGGGTATTTTCAATCTCAAATACCTGCTTATAATTTTCAGCAGCCAGTTTTTTCACAATATGCTTCTCATCAGCCATTACCACAAACTACATACCCTTACCTTCCTAATCGAGATGTGCCTCCAGAAGTTCCTTGGGTTTATG CTCCATGGCACCAAGAATCCTTTCATCCACAACACTGA